The sequence TTGGCAATGAATTTAGCAATCAACTCTGGAGTCACGCTAAACCACAGTTCGTGCGTCATATATATCGGTAGGCTATCTATCTTCGAGAACAACTTGTCCCTGTGATTCCAATACTTCTTCATGGCCTTCTCCTGCAGGGGCGCACTCGTGTCAATCTTGAAGCAGTCATCCTTGTACAATTTCTTAAGCAGCTGGTACTGTGTCTTAtactttcttttcttgATATGCAAGAAGTGAGAAGCATCAATCTTCTTTCCTCGAGGTCTCAGTCTCTTCTCACCCATATTGCTTCACAATAGTTGTTGTGATGGCACACACTACCCACTCTATTCCCTCTTACATCTTCCCAAGACCTGTCCTCTCATCTCagctcatctcatctctttatatatgtttgaAAAGAATTTCACAAAATTCCAGTTATAGCCCTTTAGCGTATTTATTAAGTATGACACCGTCATTCCCCCTCCATAACACTCAGAATACGCCGTAGGAAACAGATAAAAACTGAGGAAAATTCCAAAAGCATCGAAATATCCGCGAATCGGTATAAAAGGAAATGGTATTTTGagtattttcattaaataataagtCTCTTTCTGTAACGttcctatatatatatatagaagGTTACAGCTGATAGCATTATCTAGAGTTATTGGTATAACACAAGGTACCAAGTGAGATTTTGCTTTGTgtcttttcaaaatatagTGTTAAGGACACGCAAGGAAACTGGTAATTCCAAATTCAAGGATCGTGGTGGCGATTGAGAGAACACTTGACAGAAACATGTTTAAAGTTATTGGTAAAGGTAAGGTTGGACAGATAGGCCTGTCCCAGGTAAGGTTTCAGTCGTCTATTACATTTTTAACTAACCAGAATTTacttaataaaaatacacggaataataacaataatgcCACTAACACCAACGCTGGTGCTAGTGGTAGTAGTAAAACTGCTACAGGAACTGGTATAAGTAAGACCGGTGTGGCAACTAAAGGATTACAGATGAGTGGTGGTCTGAGCGGTAAAAGTCTGGCGGACAAAAAGGTACTAGACTATTCATGGTTACCAAAGGTTCCACAGACGTCATCTATTACACATCGTGAAATAACAACGAACTCGTTGTATTCGGGTTATAGACCTCTCTTCATTGACAATAAAAAAGGTACACTATTGGGTGATGTTAATTCCACGGCGCAAGACGCAAACAGCTCGATATATGAATTTgcaatgaaattaaatgaattgaGCGAGCCATCACCTTGGATGATGTCTGCTACGGGTCTAGAAAGTTATAGCGAGTGGGACTACGTTCCTTCTAAAGttataaagaaattaaaaccTTACGATTTAAGCatcaaagaaaatgatactCTTAATAACATAGGCGCTGAAAATCAACTAGCAAGGACACagaaaaatgtaaataaaaaaaattgaattcaGCACAAATCAAAGAAGACGTTAATAAGTCAACATTAGACTTGCTGCTTAAAAAACATATAAAATCATGAATAGATCGAAAGGTAGAAGGAAGCCGATTGTGAAACTACTTCAGCTGGTAAGTGGTTACAAGAAGAAGCAACAATGATCATGAAGCAGGAAGCAAAACTACGCTCTAATGTTGTTTTTTGCATAATAAAGCTTATATATGTGTTTGTTTATGTATGTACCTATTGACATATTGTAGTAATGTCgcatttttaaatattcattttagTAAATTTATggtataattttaatgattagTTCGAAatagatgaattgaaaGCAAAGCCTAAAAATATGATTCCAAGCTGGTTCGACCCTCCTGTagttgaaaatattaactaGTGACTTCATCAATTACTCCAATAGTGCTTTTAAACATTTCTCCTCTATACGAGAAATGTAATAACAATTATTTTGGTTGTCTTCAAAACTTTAATTTCTAATTAAaccaatttttcaaacaaCAGTGGCTTGGCAAGTTTTGCCTCAGGCATTCCCACTTTCTCATCCAAATATCGAGTCATTTGCTTTGTTAAATTTAGCGCTAGAAGTATTTAATTGAAGGTTACACCAGTACAAGGTCATTCGTATTACTCGCAGACCCTTTCTTAAAACAGGCCATTGACTATGACAAAATAACAGATCTCTGTTAAATCTTCGCACGCCGCCCGCTCAGAATGTTCAAGAATTTTTACGAAATGGTTTTCGAGAGAAAGTAGACATTTCTGCTTTAAATTGTTACCCAAAACCAGATTTTTTAATGGACAACAAGTTGTGCATAATGTCCAGATTTCATCCATTAAAGACATTAACTTCATTCGTATACGAATTCATAAATTGTGGACATTT comes from Tetrapisispora phaffii CBS 4417 chromosome 4, complete genome and encodes:
- the TPHA0D01290 gene encoding uncharacterized protein (similar to Saccharomyces cerevisiae PET20 (YPL159C); ancestral locus Anc_8.682); this encodes MFKVIGKGKVGQIGLSQVRFQSSITFLTNQNLLNKNTRNNNNNATNTNAGASGSSKTATGTGISKTGVATKGLQMSGGLSGKSLADKKVLDYSWLPKVPQTSSITHREITTNSLYSGYRPLFIDNKKGTLLGDVNSTAQDANSSIYEFAMKLNELSEPSPWMMSATGLESYSEWDYVPSKVIKKLKPYDLSIKENDTLNNIGAENQLARTQKNVNKKN